The genomic DNA ACCCAAGAACTTACAATGTACGTAACACAAAGTTAGGCAGGGGGAAAAGTGATGGGAAGTTTACGATTACATATAGAAAATAAAAAAAGCAATCAAGAATTAAGAAATATTAGTTTATATTCAATTGCAAAAACAGTATCACTATTTGGTAGCTCTATTTATAGTTTTGCATTAGGATTGTATGTTTTACAAATAACCGGATCTGCGTTAAATTTTGCAATTTCGCTCATATTAGGAACGATTCCAATGATTGTTATGAATCCATTTGCCGGTGTCATTGCTGATAAGGTTGATAAAAAGAAACTGGTTATTTGTATGGATTTACTAAGCGGATTATTATTAATAACTGTTTATATATTAAGCAGCTATTATGGATTAAACTTATTCATCATTTATACTACTACCTTTCTTATGACAGTATTTACAACGTTTTTTGGAATAGGATTAGAGGCCGTAAAACCGAATATGGTTACTAAAGAACGGTTAATGAGTATTAATTCTATAAGTAAAATTATCGATTCTATATCTTTAATTTTAGGGCCTATGTTAGGGGGCATTGTTTTTGCAGTCTTTGATATGAAAACTTTTATAATTATTAACGGTATTTCATTTATCCTTTCGGCTATATCCATATTGTTTATAAACTTTAAATTGTGCGAGCAAAACATAAATGAGGAATGTTCAATTAGAGAAATTAATTTTATTGAAGATATAAAGGAGGGATACTCTTACTTATTGGAGCGGAAAAGCTTAAAAAATACTTTTAGTATTTTAATTTCACTTAATTTCTTTTTAGGCTTTGCTGTAACTGTTCCGTTGCCATACATTATTAACACAGTTCTCAATCTTAGTTCTAAGCAATTTGGTATGATTCAAGGGACTTTTCCGATAGGTATGATAGTTGGTGCAATATTAGTAAAAAAGATAACTGATTGTTTTTCTTATTCTTATCTATTGAAAAAAATAAGTTTTATGTTGGCAATTTTTATGATAGTTTCAGGAATACCTGTTTTATTTAAATCTATTGTAGTAAATAATTTGGTATATGTTACTACGTATTGCATGATTATGTTCTTTTTAGGGTTTATGATAGCACAAATTGATATTCCTTTAATGTATTTCATGCAAAATGAGATTCCTGAAGAATATAGAGGAAGAGTTCTTAGTATTGGATTAAGCTTAGGTAAAATAATGCAGCCAATAGCACTTGCAATATCAGGACTATTATTAAATTTCATTCCAGCCTACACGCTTCCCATTGCAGGGGGGATTGTATTTTTTACTTTGAATAAAATTTTAACAAATAAGTTAAATTTAGAAATTCATTCAAAAGATTATAGTGTTTAACGTAACTTAAAAAGCGCAGGATCAGCATCCTGCGCTTTTCTATCGTAATTCAGCTGTTTTTCTAATAACAATTTTATCAATATCATCTTCTTCATCACCAATAAATAATCCTCGTTCTTTTAAATACGCTTCAAAATATAAATCAGCTTCAGCGCGTTCATCATATGGCTTTACAGAGAGAACGAAACCTAATTTGTTTTGTTCTTCTAAATGAGAAGTGGAGATGTAAGCCGGTACATTATGGCGTAAAAAGAGTTCTTTAACCGGAATAATCATATCTTTCATTAATTTCGTTAGCATACCCATTTCAAACTCGAAATTAAAGCGATCTATACTAGACAAATCAGCGAATACTACACCGATAAAACCTGTATTAAATACTTCTTGATATTCTACATCTTCGTCATGGTCGCCGTAAAAATTCTTTTCGATTAAATAATTTACAAAATAAGCAACGCCATCACTTTGTTCAAATGGTTTCGTTGAAAGAACAAAACCAATTTTCTTTTGTTTATGTAAATACACACATGACATGTATGCTGAAATGTTATGTTCTTTAAATAAAGCACTTGTTGCTCCAGAGAGACCATCTAATACGTGATGAACAATTTGAAGTTTTTTACGAGCGAAATAATAGGATTTCTTTTGTAACTCCAATGTATCAATAAAGACAGAGCCGATAAAGCCTGTATTTGAAATAATAGGTGCTTGCTTTTTTCTTCCTCTGCGCTTTAATGGAGCCATTGTTAAAATCATCCCTTCATGTACGTTTAAAATAAAAAGAACATTTGTTCGCATGTTTATATTTTACTATTAAAACGCTATAAAGTAAAGGGTTTTTGATGAAAATATAACAAAAAAGACACCTTATAAAAGGTGCCTTAAACGCTGTAAGGAATAGGGTTTATCCTAACTATTTATATTATGATACAGAAACAATCTCTTCTGTATCTTCTACATCTAAATGACAGTCCATAGTACGAACATCTTGATCTTCATGACTTCCGAAATAAATAGTAATTTTCATATGTATCGCTCCTTTATTCTAGGAATACCTAAAATAATTACTAGTAATGTTAATATTTATTATATACCACTTTTTTCATTCCGACAACGTTATATCATTTTTAATTATTTTAAACTATAGAGCACAATTTAAAGAAGTACTTTTTATAGAAAAAGGTAAATTTCTAATATGTTATATTTAATATAGAAGGATTCGAGTAGTACTTTTTATGAAAAGGAGAACTATTGATGAATTATAAACAATTACTAATAGATAACTTTGTGTTTAAAACTTCATATGTTGCGCAATTTGTGCCCGGAATGAGTGTAAAAGAAACGAAAGATTATATTTCTGTTGATTGCGGATTACCTGCCGATACATTCAATGTTATTACTCTACTAAATAATAATTTAACGGAAGGGATTGAGAAATTATATAAGGAGGTATTCTACTATAATCAAAAAAAATTTCCAATGAGTATTTGGTTATGGGATGAGGAGCAAGAGCGAGATATAAAAAGCGAGTTAATTAAAATCGGTTTAAAAGAAGCGGAACAGAATATTGCGATGGTAGCAGACTTAGAAACAATTTCTCCACCAATAAACATGCCAGTAAGTTTTACAATTCAAGAAGC from Bacillus cereus G9842 includes the following:
- a CDS encoding MFS transporter, with translation MGSLRLHIENKKSNQELRNISLYSIAKTVSLFGSSIYSFALGLYVLQITGSALNFAISLILGTIPMIVMNPFAGVIADKVDKKKLVICMDLLSGLLLITVYILSSYYGLNLFIIYTTTFLMTVFTTFFGIGLEAVKPNMVTKERLMSINSISKIIDSISLILGPMLGGIVFAVFDMKTFIIINGISFILSAISILFINFKLCEQNINEECSIREINFIEDIKEGYSYLLERKSLKNTFSILISLNFFLGFAVTVPLPYIINTVLNLSSKQFGMIQGTFPIGMIVGAILVKKITDCFSYSYLLKKISFMLAIFMIVSGIPVLFKSIVVNNLVYVTTYCMIMFFLGFMIAQIDIPLMYFMQNEIPEEYRGRVLSIGLSLGKIMQPIALAISGLLLNFIPAYTLPIAGGIVFFTLNKILTNKLNLEIHSKDYSV